In Streptomyces sp. 840.1, the DNA window CACCGTTCCCGCGCAGCAGGTGCAGCAGCCAGACGGCCGCCACCGCGTCGACGGCCGCGTCCCGCACGGGCAGCCGGCGCGCATCGGCGAGTGCCACACCGCCGATGCGCTGCTTCGCGACGCGGGCCATGCCGAGGGCAGGACGTCCCGGACACCCGAAGACCGGGACGTCCTGCCGCGATGCGCTCGGTGACCAGTCCGGTCCCGCAGCCGATGTCGAGCAGTGGCCGGGCGCCGGAGGGGATCAGACCGAGCACCGCGGTGGCGGCCGCCTCCGCCCGGGGCACGCCACCGCGCGTGGAGTCGTAGACGGCCGCCTCGTCGTTGTAGTCCAGCATCCGAGTGACTGTAGGACACCTCAACGGCCGTGCGGGGCAGAGCTGCTGCTGCCCGCACCGGTCGGCCGGCGGTCCTTGCGCGCGCATCTCCCGCGCCCTACTATCCCGAACATGTTCAGTGAACGCGTTCAGTCACGCGTGGCGCAGCGGGAGGCGACCCGGCTCAGGGTGTTGTCCTCGGCCGAACGGCTCTTCCGCGAGCAGGGGTTCGGCTCCAGCACCATCCGCCAGATCGCCACCGACGCCGGAGTGAGCACCGGCACCGTCATGTCGGTCGGCGACAAGGACGCGCTGCTCGTCGCCATCTTCGACACCTGGATCGCCGCCGTGCACCACGGCCGGGAGGCCGAGCAGGGGCGTGGCGGGGTGACACCGCTGTCCCCCGGCGCGGCGGCCGAGGCGGTCCTGGATCTCGTCGAACCCTTCATCAGCTACTTCGCACTCGACCTCGAACTGTCCCGGGAATACGCCGCGGTCATCGTCCGGGGCACCCACGAGTCCGAGATCTTCCAGACCCTCGCCGGGGCCCTGATCGCCGAACTCGAAGCCCTCCTGTCCCGCACATCGCTCACCGCGACCGGGGCCGCAGGCGGCGCACGCACCCTCTACTTCGCCTACCTGGGCATCCTCATGACCGTGGGCTACGGCGCTCTCGACCAGCGGGGCGCTGTCGCCCAGTTCCGGGAAGTCATCCATTTCGTCGTCGACCGCGAAGGAACCCAACGATGATCAGCACCCCCGACCCCTGGTGGCCGACCGCACTGCTCGCCCTGGCGCTCCTCTCCGACGCGATCATGTCGGTGCGTCCCCCGGTGTTCATCCAGCAGTGCCTGGACGGAGTCCGCTTCCCGCGCGACTGGTGGTGGGTCCTGGTGGTCGTCAAGTTCCTGGCCGCAGCGGGGCTCGCCGCCGGTCTGCGGTACGAGGGGGTCGCCGTGACGACCAACGTCGCGGTGATCGCCTACTTCCTGTGCGCCGCCTACGCCCACTACCGGGCACGCTTCTTCAAGCGGATGTTCTGGCTGAACTGCCTGGGGATGCTCGCGCTGTCGACAGCCGTCCTGTTCCTGTCCCACCTGTCCACGCTCTGACCGGGCCTGCCCACCGCTGGGTCCTGGGGCGTTGAAACCATGGTGAAACCGCATTGAATGCGCCGGGCCGCAGTCTCTGCGGCATGACCACAACGACTTCTCGCTCCCTGGCCATCGAGGCCAGGGGGCTGTGCAAGGCCTACGGGGACAGGACGGTCCTCGACGGCATCGATCTGGCGGTGCCGGCCGGCACGGTCTTCTCACTGCTCGGCCCGAACGGCGCCGGCAAGACCACCGCCGTCAAGATCCTCTCCACGCTCGTCCGGCCCGGTCCCGGCTCCGGCGGCATCCGGGTCGGCGGCCACGACCTGGCCGCCGACCCGCAGGCCGTACGGGGCGCGATCGGCGTCACCGGGCAGTTCTCCGCCGTCGACGGCCTGATCACCGGCGAGGAGAACATGCTCCTCATGGCCGATCTGCACCACCTCCCCCGCCGCGAGGGCCGCGCCACCGCCGCCGAACTGCTGGAACGGCTCGACCTGACGGAGTCGGCGGGGAAGCCCGCCGCCACCTATTCCGGCGGTATGAGGCGCCGTCTCGACATCGCGATGACCCTGGTCGGAAACCCCCGGATCATCTTCCTC includes these proteins:
- a CDS encoding ATP-binding cassette domain-containing protein gives rise to the protein MTTTTSRSLAIEARGLCKAYGDRTVLDGIDLAVPAGTVFSLLGPNGAGKTTAVKILSTLVRPGPGSGGIRVGGHDLAADPQAVRGAIGVTGQFSAVDGLITGEENMLLMADLHHLPRREGRATAAELLERLDLTESAGKPAATYSGGMRRRLDIAMTLVGNPRIIFLDEPTTGLDPRSRHTMWGIVRRLVSGGVTVFLTTQYLDEADELADRIAVLSGGRIVAEGSAEELKRLVPGGHVRLRFTDPSTYRSAAVALREGARDDGALSLRIPSDGSQRELRSVLDRLDATGVEADELTVHTPDLDDVFFALTSGTAVPDQQHRETVR
- a CDS encoding DoxX family protein, coding for MISTPDPWWPTALLALALLSDAIMSVRPPVFIQQCLDGVRFPRDWWWVLVVVKFLAAAGLAAGLRYEGVAVTTNVAVIAYFLCAAYAHYRARFFKRMFWLNCLGMLALSTAVLFLSHLSTL
- a CDS encoding TetR/AcrR family transcriptional regulator produces the protein MFSERVQSRVAQREATRLRVLSSAERLFREQGFGSSTIRQIATDAGVSTGTVMSVGDKDALLVAIFDTWIAAVHHGREAEQGRGGVTPLSPGAAAEAVLDLVEPFISYFALDLELSREYAAVIVRGTHESEIFQTLAGALIAELEALLSRTSLTATGAAGGARTLYFAYLGILMTVGYGALDQRGAVAQFREVIHFVVDREGTQR